From a region of the Dictyostelium discoideum AX4 chromosome 2 chromosome, whole genome shotgun sequence genome:
- the abcA11 gene encoding ABC transporter A family protein, protein MRHQNKNHKQRPSFLSQFLVILWFRTKLSIRDKKFFILGILLPMISIGASIILNNVLVFGPGSDFQKTNNNLNNNNIFITPKTLNSQQETLINTMKLQYSLNYTYLDDDTDLPNYIENKSLSSLDYGISFIGSNGINIYYNSSIESIPSFVHSFFISLFKINGINLQLNETITVLSSEVTFDAFYLLMPMILQYGFVFFIPYFAILIVTDRDKGFKNHLILNSLRTSVYWFGNLVFDYLIFLIPTIIGWILLYSFKIDGIYSDNSGKSFLLFLTFGISAIPFGFVLQFIFDKEETANKWLYPFTSIVTSIPSALISVAFPTSTPLIVELLLSILPTFSFCNGLKALTYNNSSTVSYTILIQLLSGLIYLILIYFIDNYKKPKKNEIINDEDSESIINNQIIEDNDVLNEKEKIKRLVRDGGGNNNNNKKNNSYPKIVVDGIYKQFIQPKPTLDKPSIIERCSGGTKATKKNSIIKKAVDGIWFSVEKNEIFGLLGPNGSGKSTCLNLLTGLLKADQGDGYLSGKSIDKDKDVFQSIGSCAQNDILFENLTIYEHLYLFSRLKSITTTKSELEDEIDFYINKFSIQSFKNKKSSDLSGGTKRKLSVACCLIGDPQVVLLDEPSTSLDPISRNELHSLIDELKVNKSIIMTTHSINEINQCCNRVAIMVDGKIRCIGTPNHLKHKYGSGYTIDIIPNNYLNNSYEIHNFMAQTFPNATRVERLGRFISYDLPSQNQQSLSTIFRILQSNKQRLQILDFSASSSSLEKVFLKFANLQEEINKQQTNNKSNIINNNNNNNNNNNNNNNNNNNNNNNNNNNNNNNNNTNNNTNNNQLIN, encoded by the exons ATGAGacatcaaaataaaaaccatAAACAAAGGCCATCTTTCTTATCACAGTTTTTAGTGATTCTTTGGTTTAGAACAAAACTATCA attagagataaaaaattctttatacTTGGTATTTTATTACCAATGATTTCAATTGGAGCATCAATTATATTGAATAATGTTTTAGTTTTTGGACCAGGATCAgattttcaaaaaacaaataataatttaaataataataatatattcatTACAccaaaaactttaaattcaCAACAAGAAACTCTAATAAATACAATGAAATTACAATATTCTCTAAATTATACCTATTTAGATGATGATACAGATTTACCAaattatattgaaaataaatcattatcatcattagaTTATGGAATATCATTTATTGGTTCAAATggtataaatatttattataattcttcaattgaatcaattccATCTTTTgtacattcattttttatatcattat ttaaaattaatggaattaatttacaattaaatgaaaCCATAACAGTACTATCAAGTGAAGTAACATTTGAtgcattttatttattaatgcCAATGATATTACAATATggatttgtattttttatacCCTATTTTGCAATATTGATCGTCACAGATAGAGATAAGGGATTCaagaatcatttaattttaaattcacttAGAACTAGCGTATATTGGTTTGGAAATTTagtatttgattatttaatatttttaataccaaCAATAATTGGTTGGATATTATTATactcttttaaaattgatggaATCTATAGTGATAATAGTGGTAAATCAttcttactttttttaacatttggtATATCTGCAATACCATTTGGATTCGTACTTCAATTTATATTCGATAAAGAAGAAACTGCAAATAAATGGTTATACCCTTTCACATCAATTGTTACCTCAATACCATCTGCTTTAATATCGGTTGCTTTTCCAACTTCTACACCTTTAAtagttgaattattattatcaattttaccaactttttcattttgtaaTGGTTTAAAAGCATTAACATATAATAATTCTTCAACTGTATCATatacaattttaattcaattattatcaggtttaatttatttaattttaattta ttttattgataattataaaaaaccaaaaaaaaatgaaattattaatgatgaagatagtgaatcaataattaataatcaaattattgaagataatgatgtattaaatgaaaaagaaaagattaaaaGATTAGTAAgagatggtggtggtaataataataataataaaaaaaataattcttaTCCAAAAATAGTTGTTGATGGAATTTATAAACAATTTATACAACCAAAACCAACATTAGATAAACCATCAATAATTGAACGTTGTAGTGGTGGTACAAAAGCAACTAAAAAGAATAGTATAATAAAGAAAGCAGTTGATGGTATTTGGTTTAGTGTTGAAAAGAATGAAATATTTGGATTGTTAGGTCCAAATGGTAGTGGTAAATCAACATGTTTAAATCTATTAACTGGTTTATTGAAAGCTGATCAAGGCGATGGTTACCTATCtggtaaatcaattgataaagataaagatgtATTTCAATCCATTGGATCATGTGCACAAAATGATATTCTATTTGAAAACTTAACAATCTATGAACATTTATACCTATTTTCAAGATTGAAATCAATTACCACTACAAAATCAGAACTTgaagatgaaattgatttctACATTAACAAATTCtcaattcaatcatttaaaaacaaGAAATCATCGGATCTTAGTGGTGGTACAAAAAGAAAACTATCAGTTGCATGTTGTTTAATTGGTGATCCACAAGTTGTACTATTAGATGAACCATCAACTTCATTAGACCCAATCTCAAGAAATGAATTacattctttaattgatgaattaaaagtaaacaaatcaataattatGACAACTCATagtataaatgaaattaatcaatGTTGTAATAGAGTTGCAATAATGGTTGATGGTAAAATTAGATGTATTGGTACAccaaatcatttaaaacatAAATATGGTTCAGGTTATACAATTGATATCATTccaaacaattatttaaataattcctATGAAATTCATAATTTTATGGCTCAAACATTTCCAAATGCAACAAGAGTTGAAAGATTAGGTCGTTTCATTTCTTATGATTTACCAAgtcaaaatcaacaatcattatcaacaatCTTTAGAATATTAcaatcaaataaacaaaGATTACAGATTTTAGATTTTTCTGCTTCATCTTCAAGTCTGGAAAAAGTTTTCCTAAAATTTGCAAATCTTcaagaagaaattaataaacaacaaacaaataacaaaagtaatattattaataataataataataataataataataataataataataataataataataataataataataataataataataataataataataataataataatacaaataataatacaaataataatcaattaataaattaa
- the pppB gene encoding protein phosphatase 1, catalytic subunit, translating to MEIDLDSIITRLLEPRTTKPGKLVDLAEEEIRYLTVQATEIFINQPILLELEAPIKICGDIHGQYYDLLRLFEYGGFPPQSNYLFLGDYVDRGKQSLETICLLLAYKIKYPENFFILRGNHECASINRIYGFYDECKRRYNSKLWKAFTDCFNCLPVAAIIDEKIFCMHGGLSPDLKNMDQIRRITRPTVVPDFGLLCDLLWADPDKNIQGWEDNDRGVSYTFGADVVESFLKKHDLDLVCRAHQVVEDGYEFFAKRQLVTLFSAPNYFGEFDNAGAMMGVDETLMCSFQILKPADKKKLTNDSNGRPLTPPRNKQQKPKK from the coding sequence atggaaATTGATTTAGATTCAATCATTACAAGATTATTGGAACCAAGAACTACAAAACCAGGTAAATTAGTTGATTTAGCAGAGGAGGAAATTAGATATTTAACAGTTCAAGCCACTGAAATCTTTATAAATCAACCAATTTTATTGGAATTAGAAGCACCAATCAAGATCTGTGGTGATATTCATGGACAATACTACGATTTACTTCGTCTCTTTGAGTACGGAGGATTCCCACCACAAagtaattatctttttttaggTGATTATGTCGATCGTGGTAAGCAATCCTTAGAGACCATTTGTTTATTGTTGGcctataaaatcaaatatccAGAGAACTTTTTCATTCTTCGTGGAAATCACGAATGTGCATCCATCAATCGTATCTATGGTTTTTACGATGAATGCAAGAGAAGATACAACAGCAAATTATGGAAAGCATTTACAGATTGCTTCAACTGTCTCCCAGTTGCAGCCATCATTGACGAGAAAATCTTTTGTATGCATGGTGGTCTCTCACCAGATCTCAAGAATATGGATCAAATTCGTAGAATCACTAGACCAACCGTTGTTCCAGATTTTGGTCTTTTATGTGATCTCTTGTGGGCTGATCCTGATAAAAACATTCAAGGTTGGGAAGATAATGACCGTGGTGTCTCCTATACTTTTGGTGCCGACGTTGTCGAATCATTCTTAAAGAAACACGATCTCGATTTAGTTTGTAGAGCTCATCAAGTTGTAGAAGATGGTTATGAATTCTTTGCTAAACGTCAATTGGTAACCCTCTTTTCCGCTCCAAATTACTTTGGTGAATTTGATAACGCTGGTGCTATGATGGGTGTCGATGAAACTTTAATGTGTTCattccaaattttaaaacctgccgataaaaaaaaacttacaaacGATAGTAATGGTAGACCATTAACTCCTCCAAGaaataaacaacaaaaaccaaaaaaataa